One region of Syntrophobacter fumaroxidans MPOB genomic DNA includes:
- a CDS encoding YcbK family protein: MGDLSKNFNRSEFACKGTNCCGHSAAVHPDLVDALQTLRDRIGKPLSITSGFRCNRHNKAVGGAEQSFHTLGMAADVSCPAGVSPEELAVIAEEIPLFHEGGIGVYASWVHLDVRQSGKARWRS, encoded by the coding sequence ATGGGTGATCTCAGCAAGAATTTCAACCGCTCGGAATTCGCCTGCAAAGGCACGAACTGCTGCGGCCATTCGGCTGCGGTCCATCCCGACCTGGTCGACGCCTTGCAGACGCTGCGCGACCGCATCGGCAAACCGCTGTCCATCACCAGCGGCTTTCGCTGCAACAGGCACAACAAGGCGGTGGGCGGCGCGGAGCAGAGTTTCCACACGCTGGGCATGGCGGCCGACGTGAGCTGTCCCGCTGGCGTTTCGCCCGAGGAACTGGCGGTCATCGCCGAGGAGATCCCTCTCTTCCACGAGGGCGGCATCGGCGTCTATGCCTCTTGGGTCCATCTCGACGTGCGTCAGTCGGGCAAGGCGAGGTGGCGGTCATGA
- a CDS encoding DUF1353 domain-containing protein has protein sequence MSAEAKPLFSGTALGLSGPLRVEILPNGMTARLTQPFRVRTGTGRIIEVPAGFETDFASVPRLFWRVVPPWGRYSPAAVVHDYLYHTGKVSRLAADRLFLELMAALGVPLWKRQVMYWAVRFGGWLAWDASRKRETEHA, from the coding sequence ATGAGCGCCGAAGCCAAGCCCCTGTTTTCCGGCACTGCGCTGGGTCTCTCCGGACCGCTTCGGGTGGAGATTTTGCCCAATGGAATGACCGCGAGGCTGACCCAGCCGTTCCGTGTCCGCACCGGCACTGGCCGCATCATCGAAGTGCCCGCCGGGTTCGAGACCGACTTCGCCTCGGTGCCGCGCCTGTTCTGGCGCGTGGTGCCGCCGTGGGGCCGATATTCCCCGGCGGCCGTCGTTCACGACTACCTCTACCACACCGGCAAGGTTTCGCGGCTTGCGGCCGACCGCCTCTTTCTCGAACTGATGGCGGCCCTGGGCGTGCCTCTGTGGAAACGCCAGGTCATGTATTGGGCGGTTCGCTTTGGCGGCTGGCTGGCCTGGGACGCCAGTCGAAAGCGGGAGACGGAGCATGCTTGA
- a CDS encoding phage baseplate assembly protein V translates to MLETRDRQSEERYRNRWYGKYRAFVRDNNDPERLGRVRLEIPAVLGSGRENWSEWAAPCFPYGGNDDTGMFLVPEEGASVWAEFEGGVVQYPIWTGVWLAKSNPGEQPEESKRTCANAFCHDCEDKVEHQANRHDDLEHKKYHGHPPYYCPRLKVLLKTETGHTILADDRDGDELLRIIDRAGQILTMEGKVKPEMQSGNALRRGTKDAEKGDQLDIASQIVGSRARIQLTDLCRQQVILEAWQDKEKVHILSCDKGRSRWQKILIDTTKGREKVHIWGLNGTQEILVDSTAAAEQIRLTDKAGQVVRMNAAPGQESISATDKSGSLVFMDGVAGNIIIRSTNTVLINT, encoded by the coding sequence ATGCTTGAAACCCGCGACCGTCAATCCGAGGAGCGCTACCGCAACCGCTGGTACGGCAAGTACCGGGCCTTCGTGCGTGACAACAACGACCCCGAACGCCTCGGCCGGGTCCGCCTGGAAATCCCCGCCGTGCTCGGCAGCGGGCGGGAGAACTGGTCCGAATGGGCCGCTCCCTGTTTCCCCTACGGAGGCAACGACGACACCGGCATGTTCCTGGTCCCCGAGGAAGGGGCCTCGGTCTGGGCCGAGTTCGAGGGCGGCGTCGTCCAGTATCCGATCTGGACCGGGGTCTGGCTGGCCAAGAGCAATCCCGGCGAACAACCCGAGGAATCCAAGCGCACCTGCGCGAATGCCTTCTGCCATGACTGTGAGGACAAGGTCGAGCATCAGGCCAACCGGCACGACGATCTCGAACACAAGAAGTACCACGGCCATCCGCCGTATTACTGTCCGCGCCTGAAGGTCCTGCTCAAGACCGAAACCGGCCACACCATCCTGGCCGATGACCGCGACGGCGACGAGCTGCTACGGATCATCGACCGCGCCGGTCAGATCCTCACCATGGAAGGGAAGGTGAAGCCGGAAATGCAGAGCGGCAACGCCCTGCGGCGCGGCACGAAGGACGCCGAGAAAGGCGACCAGCTCGACATCGCCTCGCAGATCGTCGGCTCCCGCGCCCGAATCCAGCTCACCGACCTCTGCCGCCAGCAGGTAATCCTCGAAGCCTGGCAGGACAAGGAGAAGGTCCACATCCTCTCGTGCGACAAGGGCCGCTCCCGCTGGCAGAAGATCCTCATCGACACCACCAAGGGCCGGGAGAAGGTTCACATCTGGGGGCTCAACGGCACTCAGGAAATCCTCGTCGATTCCACCGCCGCCGCCGAACAGATCCGCCTCACCGACAAGGCCGGTCAGGTGGTGCGCATGAACGCCGCGCCCGGCCAGGAGAGCATCAGCGCCACCGACAAGTCCGGCAGCCTCGTGTTTATGGATGGGGTGGCCGGAAACATCATCATTCGCTCGACGAACACCGTCTTGATCAACACCTGA
- a CDS encoding PAAR domain-containing protein — MSSQARLGDISSHGGVIITGASRTLDNGMPVARMGDLHVCPIPGHGVTPIVTGSFDTITEGLPNARIGDITACGAIIVTGSPDTIDN; from the coding sequence ATGAGCTCCCAGGCGCGACTCGGCGACATCAGCAGCCACGGCGGCGTCATCATCACCGGGGCGAGCCGGACGCTGGACAACGGCATGCCGGTGGCCCGTATGGGGGATCTGCACGTCTGTCCCATCCCTGGGCATGGCGTGACGCCCATCGTGACCGGCAGCTTCGACACCATCACCGAAGGATTGCCCAACGCCCGCATCGGCGACATCACCGCCTGCGGAGCCATCATCGTCACCGGCAGTCCCGACACCATCGACAACTGA